Proteins co-encoded in one Leptodactylus fuscus isolate aLepFus1 chromosome 4, aLepFus1.hap2, whole genome shotgun sequence genomic window:
- the MTERF1 gene encoding transcription termination factor 1, mitochondrial, which translates to MALKMLTTITGNFVTCLKSTRPGKAAASVTLPFPAIPWTRFYTQQLSPNEVKVPLENLSLVASLENMGVDLTLVRKRHAILLKKTTTHEQKLRQFLMDKGADTKMVASIISRFPRAITRKHEVLDEMWNIWKGIVGTDATILNVVQRSPESFFRTSNTENLSKNIEYLQSIGLPPKLLSQLMIKSPRTFANSVDLNKQNVEYLLDLCTQLGGDNPQEFVRELISRNIYILTKSTNRIQSNVQNIKSLMKLDSPALLKWVQGDGAPLLSLSYTYFENNYMSVQAKLQSLGCTEAEIALYVFMLPKLLLMTPQNFENKINALMGCGVDIKEILSTLNVLAIHINTLKSRIKLLTDCSYDFKTWGLSILLLSQAKFITKIESLRISESPHDSDGEG; encoded by the coding sequence ATGGCGTTGAAAATGCTAACCACCATAACTGGGAATTTTGTGACTTGTTTGAAGAGTACAAGACCTGGTAAGGCAGCGGCCAGTGTTACCCTCCCCTTTCCTGCCATACCATGGACAAGGTTCTACACACAACAGCTTTCACCCAATGAAGTAAAAGTACCATTGGAAAACTTGAGCCTGGTAGCCAGCCTTGAGAACATGGGGGTGGACCTAACCCTGGTCAGAAAGCGTCATGCCATCCTCCTCAAGAAGACAACCACACACGAGCAAAAACTCAGACAGTTCCTTATGGACAAAGGGGCAGATACCAAGATGGTGGCAAGCATCATCTCTAGGTTCCCCCGGGCAATAACTCGCAAACACGAAGTCTTGGATGAGATGTGGAACATTTGGAAAGGGATAGTAGGTACAGATGCGACCATCCTAAACGTCGTTCAGCGATCACCGGAGTCTTTCTTCCGAACGTCCAATACAGAGAACTTGTCGAAGAACATTGAATACCTCCAGTCCATTGGATTGCCTCCCAAGCTTCTGAGCCAGCTGATGATCAAGTCACCCAGAACTTTTGCAAACAGTGTTGACCTCAACAAGCAGAATGTGGAGTATTTACTAGACCTCTGCACTCAGTTAGGGGGGGATAACCCGCAGGAGTTTGTCAGGGAACTGATttccagaaatatatatattctgaCCAAAAGTACAAATCGCATCCAATCCAACGTTCAGAACATAAAGTCCCTGATGAAACTGGACAGTCCCGCCCTTCTTAAATGGGTACAGGGCGACGGAGCGCCGCTGCTGAGCCTCAGCTATACCTATTTCGAAAACAACTATATGAGCGTGCAGGCAAAACTCCAATCCTTGGGGTGCACTGAAGCTGAGATCGCCCTCTATGTCTTCATGCTTCCCAAATTACTACTTATGACGCCCCAAAACTTTGAGAATAAGATCAACGCCCTGATGGGGTGCGGCGTTGACATTAAGGAGATTCTCAGCACCTTAAACGTTCTGGCCATCCATATCAACACGCTAAAATCTAGAATAAAGTTACTGACAGATTGCAGTTATGACTTCAAGACTTGGGGACTTAGCATTCTCCTACTGAGCCAGGCAAAGTTTATTACTAAGATTGAGAGTCTGCGCATTTCAGAGTCGCCGCATGACAGTGACGGAGAGGGCTGA